The following are encoded together in the Culex pipiens pallens isolate TS chromosome 1, TS_CPP_V2, whole genome shotgun sequence genome:
- the LOC120429079 gene encoding craniofacial development protein 2-like has product MDPARAGLLARELHKLSVHVAAIQEVRWPGHGERKFTAVDPIANTSFKYHIYYSGGEKAMHGVGFVVIGDQKNRVIKWKVVNDRICVLRIKGKFFNYSLINIYAPTNDKPDDNKDAFYERLDKTYGECPRHDVKIVIGDANAQVGREAFFHPVIGKESLHPRTNDNGLRLVNFAAARGMAICSTFFARMNIRKHTWRHPNGESCTQIDHVLVDGRHFSDVMDVRSYRGPNIDSDHFLVACKIRARLSNVLTPRTARIARLNVQRLASSDVAAKYSRKLDERINENAPTGNLDEQWGALQSIVNTTATEVIGTTRGRKPKGWFDAECQRVTDEKNEARKRMLVKGTRRNCERYSELRRAEKRIHRRKEREYDETVLAEAEAQYNANDKRRFYATVNGVRRKTTPSPVMCNDMEGNLLTDKIAVAARWKEHFQQLLNGEMREGVVEDRMNVEDDGIAVDPPTLEDVEKAVKELKNAKSAGKDGLPAELFKHGSARMIEILHQIVQRIWCEEQLPTDWLDGLITPIYKKGQRLDCAN; this is encoded by the exons ATGG ATCCCGCACGTGCTGGCCTTCTTGCCCGGGAGCTGCACAAGCTGAGCGTGCATGTGGCCGCCATCCAGGAAGTTCGATGGCCCGGTCATGGAGAGCGAAAATTCACGGCGGTGGACCCCATCGCCAACACCTCTTTCAAGTACCACATCTACTACAGTGGCGGCGAAAAGGCGATGCATGGAGTCGGGTTCGTAGTGATTGGGGATCAGAAGAACCGAGTCATCAAGTGGAAGGTGGTGAATGACCGGATCTGCGTGTTAAGAATAAAGGGCAAATTCTTCAACTACAGCCTGATCAACATCTACGCGCCGACGAACGACAAGCCCGATGACAATAaagacgctttctacgagcgtCTCGACAAGACCTATGGAGAGTGCCCAAGACACGACGTGAAGATAGTCATCGGAGACGCAAACGCGCAGGTCGGAAGGGAAGCCTTCTTCCATCCTGTCATCGGCAAGGAGAGCCTTCATCCTCGCACGAATGACAACGGCCTACGTTTGGTCAATTTCGCCGCAGCCAGAGGAATGGCTATCTGTAGCACCTTCTTTGCGCGCATGAACATTCGGAAGCACACCTGGCGACACCCGAATGGCGAATCGTGCACACAAATCGATCACGTTTTGGTGGATGGTCGACACTTCTCGGACGTGATGGACGTCCGATCGTACAGAGGACCAAACATCGACTCTGATCACTTCCTGGTAGCGTGCAAGATCCGAGCTAGGCTGTCGAACGTGTTGACCCCGCGGACTGCGAGGATAGCGCGGTTGAACGTCCAGCGCCTCGCGAGCAGCGACGTTGCTGCAAAGTACAGTCGGAAGCTCGACGAGCGAATCAACGAGAACGCGCCTACGGGTAACCTGGACGAGCAATGGGGAGCCCTCCAGAGCATCGTCAACACAACGGCTACCGAAGTGATCGGCACGACCAGAGGACGCAAACCCAAAGGGTGGTTCGATGCGGAGTGCCAGCGAGTGACGGACGAGAAGAACGAGGCCAGGAAACGTATGCTGGTTAAGGGTACGCGCCGAAACTGTGAGCGATACAGCGAGCTGCGAAGAGCTGAGAAACGAATCCACCGCCGAAAAGAACGGGAGTACGACGAAACGGTACTTGCCGAAGCGGAAGCACAGTACAACGCGAACGATAAGCGGAGGTTTTACGCAACTGTCAACGGTGTAAGAAGGAAAACCACGCCTTCCCCTGTTATGTGCAACGACATGGAAGGAAACCTGTTGACAGATAAGATAGCGGTAGCGGCCAGGTGGAAGGAGCACTTTCAACAGCTGTTGAATGGTGAGATGCGAGAGGGAGTCGTCGAGGACAGGATGAACGTTGAGGATGATGGAATAGCTGTGGACCCGCCTACGTTGGAGGACGTGGAAAAAGCCGTAAAGGAGCTCAAGAACGCGAAATCGGCGGGAAAGGACGGACTTCCGGCCGAACTTTTCAAGCACGGGAGCGCGCGGATGATCGAGATTCTGCACCAAATCGTCCAGCGAATTTGGTGCGAAGAACAGCTTCCGACCGACTGGTTAGACGGGCTCATCACCCCAATCTACAAGAAAGGGCAAAGACTCGATTGTGCCAACTAG